Proteins encoded together in one Xiphophorus maculatus strain JP 163 A chromosome 13, X_maculatus-5.0-male, whole genome shotgun sequence window:
- the LOC102237633 gene encoding CCR4-NOT transcription complex subunit 3-like, producing the protein MADKRKLQGEIDRCLKKVAEGVEQFEDIWQKLHNAANTNQKEKYEADLKKEIKKLQRLRDQIKTWVASNEIKDKRQLIENRKLIETQMERFKIVERETKTKAYSKEGLGLIQKVDPAQKEKEEVGTWLTNTIDTLNMQVDQFESEVESLSVQTRKKKGDKEKQDRIEELKKFIEKHRYHIRMLETILRMLDNDSLQVESIRKIKDDVEYYRESSQDPDFEENDYIYDDLDLDEFPQPLLATSPPGPSHLEDEIFQNSSSTPTSTTSSSPIPPSPATCTTENSEDDKKRGRSTDSEVSQSPVKNGNPSSSLSSSSSSSSSSSSASGLTSSSLVSVAGGGIGGSGSSHLSAVGGPFSNTLASSYSNATQQPPHPSVQQQAKNSPSSSAPINSSTSTNSHNASSASSPPSTQGLLNSNSLPQAPSGPTATSNSLGLSLGPSLGKSSISTSPGLSGMPASLSNMVGLLSSSTPTPYAQAAASGTASSGLPGSLGGVSSTTTNSGVGAIGSSSIAVGGPTFSQGGMLGTASIVGSVGSGILGLGLGSGQSGVQGSSLGPQSPIGSLAPGSGIGVIGSNSGSSGSAGSGVGGGSSSLSGRPPSRQKQNGSTSHSAVVADSTTDSALNSATQSQSSQSSSLTSTANQLKDTGPSLLGSMGLSSTSPSPASYSEAKTTSGGSLQNGPLSYSQPPESIKPQEPLSRSMAERAAPSSGIEGDVSSLHLTSDIFPSSTTTPSGPPSAPQSSLSEVSILPSLGVCPLGPVPLSKDQLYQQAMQEAAWTHMPHPSDSERIRQYLMRNPCPTPPFHHQMPPPHSDTVEFYQRLSTETLFFIFYYLEGTKAQYLAAKALKKQSWRFHTKYMMWFQRHEEPKTITDEYEQGTYIYFDYEKWGQRKKEGFTFEYRYLEDRDLQ; encoded by the exons ATGGCCGATAAAAGGAAACTTCAAG ggGAAATAGATCGATGTCTGAAAAAAGTAGCGGAAGGAGTGGAGCAGTTTGAAGACATTTGGCAAAAG CTTCACAATGCAGCCAATACAAACCAGAAGGAGAAATATGAAGCGGACCTCaagaaagagattaaaaagCTGCAG CGCCTTCGAGACCAGATTAAGACGTGGGTGGCATCCAACGAGATCAAAGACAAAAGGCAGCTAATAGAGAACCGGAAACTCATAGAAACG CAAATGGAGCGCTTTAAAATAGTTGAAAGAGAAACCAAGACAAAAGCGTACTCAAAAGAAGGACTCGGCCTTATCCAGAAGGTGGACCCGGCGCagaaggagaaggaagaggTCGGCACCTGGCTAACG AACACGATAGACACGTTGAACATGCAGGTGGACCAGTTCGAGAGTGAAGTGGAGTCTCTTTCAGTCCAGacgagaaaaaagaaaggagacaaGGAG AAGCAGGACCGGATCGAGGAGCTGAAAAAGTTTATCGAGAAGCATCGGTATCACATCCGAATGCTGGAGACGATACTGAGGATGCTGGACAATGACTCACTGCAGGTCGAATCCATCAGGAAGATCAAG GATGATGTTGAGTACTACAGAGAGTCATCGCAGGATCCAGATTTTGAGGAGAACGATTATATATATGACGATCTCGACCTGGATGAATTCC CTCAACCATTACTTGCCACCTCCCCACCAGGACCCTCACACTTGGAGGACGAGATCttccagaactccagcagcacaCCGACCTCCACCACCTCATCCTCACCAATCCCTCCTTCGCCTGCCACTTGCACTACG GAGAACTCAGAAGATGACAAGAAGAGGGGACGTTCAACGGACAGTGAAGTCAGTCAG TCACCGGTGAAGAATGGAAATCCCTCCTCGTCATtatcttcttcctcctcttcctcctcttcgtctTCTTCCGCCTCGGGGCTCACCTCATCCTCTCTGGTTTCTGTTGCGGGCGGAGGCATCGGCGGCTCTGGAAGCAGTCATCTTAGTGCAGTGGGGGGTCCTTTCTCCAACACCTTAGCCAGCAGCTACAGCAACGCCACGCAGCAGCCGCCTCACCCGTCGGTGCAGCAGCAGGCCAAAAACTCGCCGAGCTCTTCGGCTCCCATCAACTCCAGCACCTCCACCAACAGTCACAACGCCTCGTCGGCGTCCTCGCCACCCAGCACACAGGGGCTCCTGAATTCGAACTCCCTGCCCCAGGCGCCTTCAGGTCCTACGGCGACTTCCAACAGCCTTGGCCTCAGTCTGGGGCCCTCTCTGGGGAAAAGCTCCATCTCCACCAGCCCCGGCCTGTCAGGGATGCCGGCGTCCCTAAGCAATATGGTGGGTCTTCTCTCAAGCTCCACCCCAACTCCCTACGCTCAGGCGGCCGCCTCGGGCACGGCCAGCTCAGGGTTACCGGGCTCTCTCGGCGGCGTCAGCAGCACAACGACCAACAGCGGGGTGGGCGCCATTGGTAGCAGCAGCATCGCGGTCGGCGGGCCGACGTTCTCGCAGGGAGGCATGCTCGGCACGGCTTCTATAGTGGGGAGTGTCGGCTCGGGGATTCTGGGTTTGGGTTTGGGTTCAGGTCAATCGGGAGTGCAGGGATCTTCCCTGGGGCCGCAGAGCCCCATCGGGAGCTTAGCTCCTGGAAGCGGAATAGGAGTTATCGGAAGCAACAGCGGCAGCTCAGGATCCGCAGGGAGCGGAGTCGGAGGAGGAAGCTCATCCCTGTCCGGTCGACCGCCGAGCAGACAGAAGCAGAATGGTAGCACCA GTCACAGTGCTGTGGTAGCAGATAGCACAACAGACTCCGCCCTCAACAGTGCCACCCAAtcacaaagcagccaatcctcATCTCTGACCtccacagccaatcagct TAAGGACACTGGTCCCAGTTTACTTGGCTCCATGGGTTTGTCATCCACCTCTCCATCGCCGGCGTCCTACAGTGAGGCTAAAACAACAAGCGGTGGAAGCCTTCAGAACGGGCCGCTGTCCTACTCACAACCACCCGAAAGCATCAAG CCCCAGGAGCCTCTGAGCAGGTCCATGGCCGAGCGAGCAGCGCCCAGCTCAGGGATTGAGGGAGATGTGTCCTCCCTGCACCTTACTTCAG ACATCTTCCCAAGCAGCACTACGACCCCCTCGGGGCCCCCGTCAGCACCTCAGTCCTCCCTGTCAGAGGTCAGCATCCTCCCGTCACTGGGCGTCTGTCCACTGGGGCCAGTTCCCCTTTCCAAAGACCAGCTCTACCAACAGGCCATGCAGGAGGCGGCGTGGACGCACATGCCCCACCCGTCCGACTCAGAGAGAATCAG GCAGTACCTTATGAGGAACCCCTGCCCCACCCCACCTTTCCACCACCAGATGCCACCACCTCATTCCGACACTGTAGAGTTTTACCAGAGGCTTTCCACGGAAACGTTGTTCTTCATCTTTTACTACCTGGAG GGCACGAAGGCCCAGTATCTGGCAGCCAAGGCCCTGAAGAAGCAGTCATGGAGGTTCCACACAAAGTACATGATGTGGTTTCAGAGGCACGAAGAGCCCAAGACCATCACTGATGAGTATGAGCAG gGAACATACATTTATTTCGACTATGAGAAGTGGGGCCAGCGGAAAAAAGAGGGGTTCACCTTTGAGTACCGGTACCTAGAAGACCGAGACCTCCAGTGA